In [Phormidium] sp. ETS-05, the genomic window GGGCTATGGTTATAAGGATAGGATGTAGCGGAGATTTATGCCAAACCATAATATACCAACCTATTGATAACTCGGTTCCTTACAGTCAAAGGGTTAAGAGGATAGAGACCGGGTAACACCCCAAATCTCGGTTAAGATCCCAAAATTGTGGCAAAAACCCGGTTTCTGGAGCTGTTCCCAGTGGGTTCTCGGATAGAAACCGGGTAACACCCCAAATCTCGGTTAAGATCCCAGAATTGGAGGCAGAAACCCGGTTTCTGGAGCGGCGGCGTCGCTGCTTTTATTTCCAATATCTTTAATCTTAGCAACTTACATTCATATCGGCGATCGCCGAAACATCGTGGTTATGACTCAAACACCCAAGATGTCCCTTCCCACAAACCCCCAGGGTTCTGCCGCTGTTGGCGGAGTCCGGACAGTGAGACCTCATGGCGTTTACCGGCTCTACGGTATGGCGAAAGCTGATGACAAGCTGATTGCCATTGACCCAGTGCGAGGACATCTGCTGCAAATCGATCCGGCTTCGGATAATACGGTGGTTCTCAATCCCTTCCAGGCTAGAGAATTTCAGGATGTGACCGGTTTGGCGATTTGGGAGGATACTTTGTGGTTGACGCGGGGAAAGAGTGTTTATTTTTGCAAAGATGCGGTCAGCAGCTTGGGGAGGCAGAAACTAGAGCCGGAGCATTTTGTCACGCTCAACTACCCAGCGGATGGGGTGGCTGTGTGGGACTCGGCGGTGTACGTCACCTGTCAGAAAACCGGCTCAATAATGATTTTCAACCGTTATAGCGGTACTGAGATTACTCAGTTTTATGCTCCGGGAATTGGGGTGGAAAATTTGACGGTACGAGAGGAGGAGTTGTGGGTTTGCGATGCTACGGAGCAAACGGTGTACTGTATGGACAGGGCTACCGGGGAGGTGCTATTTAATATCCTGACGCCGTTTGAATCCCCGACGGGGTTGGCTTTCGGAGTGAATCCGGCCACGGGTAAGGAGATGCTGTATGTGGCTTATTCGGGGGAAGAGGTTTATATCCGCGACGATCCGAATGCTCTCGACCCGCACCAACTGGCATTTCGCGATCGGGTCTTGATTCATCCCCTCAATTTCCACTACAACCGGGAAGGGCGCTACACTCTCTCTAATGGCTACCTGCTAGAATTCTGCTATGTGGAGGAACTCTCTCCCCTAGAGGAGCAGCAATTTGAAAATCTGGAATGGCGGATTGCTTTGCCTGCTGACACCCACCGGCAAAAGCTGCGCTCTGTGGAGCCGATCGGCCTCCCCTTCACGGAAGAAATCCAAGATGGACAGCGCTCGGCGGTGTTTAAATTCGATAGTCTCTCCCCCCATGAAGCTCGCATTTTCGGCTGGAAGGCCCTAGTAGAAGTACGGAGTATCAAATACCAGCTTGACCCCCTGGACGTGGAAAATCTGCCTCCCCTCCCGCAGGAGTTTCAAGAGCGCTATTTGGTGGATAATGACAATCTGGCGATGGATACAGAAATTGTCCGCAAAGCTGCGGTGGAAGCGGTGGGGCGGGAAACCAATTTACTGCGCCAAGTGCTGAATATTCGGGATTATGTTTATGACCATCTCTCCTATGGCATTAAACCCCAGATTGACCCCCCGGATGTGGTTCTGGAGCGCGGAGTCGGCTCTTGTGGCGAATATGTGGGCTTGCTGTTGGCGCTGCTGCGCCTGAATGGAATTGCTTGTAGGACGATCGGACGTTACAAGTGCCCCCCCTATGCCGATCGGCGCATCCCCCAACATCCTGACTACAATCACGTCTGGTTAGAGTTTTACGTCCCTGGCTTTGGCTGGGTGCCAATGGAATCTAATCCCGATGATATCCAGGAGCGCGGTCCCTATCCCCTACGGTTTTTTATGGGTTTGGCTTGGTATCATGTGGAATTAGGCAAGGGGATTCGCTTTGAAAGTCTCCGGCTGGAGGGCGTTCCGGTGCATAAGCGGGATATTCCGATCGGGGATTTAGCCCTCAACCACATCCGGTTTAAGATTTTAGAGGAGTTGGTCGATTTTGACTGATTGTCATTTGTCAAGGGACTAAATTGGAGGAAATAGAGGTGTGGCAGTTTTCGGCTTTTACGGTTTTGGCTACCCTGGCCCTAGTGCTGATGGTGGGGGTTAGTGGCGGTATCCTGTACTTGACGGCGGCGGAATGGCGCGATCGGCGTCGTCAGGAGGAAGAGTCTCGCGAGCGCATCCCAATCAAACGCAGAAAATAGCGGTCATTTGTCATTTGTCATTTGTCATTTGTCATTTGTCCTTTGTTCTTTGGTGACAAGGAACAAGCGGACAAGTGACAAGCTGCCTTGGGACAAGTGACAAGGGACAAAGGACAAGTGACAAATTTCCTCGTAAAAACTTAACTTTTTGCTTATGCTGACACGAGAAAAAATCGTTTATTATCTAGAAAGCGATGATAGTTCCGTCGCCAAATGG contains:
- a CDS encoding transglutaminase domain-containing protein, with amino-acid sequence MSLPTNPQGSAAVGGVRTVRPHGVYRLYGMAKADDKLIAIDPVRGHLLQIDPASDNTVVLNPFQAREFQDVTGLAIWEDTLWLTRGKSVYFCKDAVSSLGRQKLEPEHFVTLNYPADGVAVWDSAVYVTCQKTGSIMIFNRYSGTEITQFYAPGIGVENLTVREEELWVCDATEQTVYCMDRATGEVLFNILTPFESPTGLAFGVNPATGKEMLYVAYSGEEVYIRDDPNALDPHQLAFRDRVLIHPLNFHYNREGRYTLSNGYLLEFCYVEELSPLEEQQFENLEWRIALPADTHRQKLRSVEPIGLPFTEEIQDGQRSAVFKFDSLSPHEARIFGWKALVEVRSIKYQLDPLDVENLPPLPQEFQERYLVDNDNLAMDTEIVRKAAVEAVGRETNLLRQVLNIRDYVYDHLSYGIKPQIDPPDVVLERGVGSCGEYVGLLLALLRLNGIACRTIGRYKCPPYADRRIPQHPDYNHVWLEFYVPGFGWVPMESNPDDIQERGPYPLRFFMGLAWYHVELGKGIRFESLRLEGVPVHKRDIPIGDLALNHIRFKILEELVDFD